From Brassica oleracea var. oleracea cultivar TO1000 chromosome C3, BOL, whole genome shotgun sequence, a single genomic window includes:
- the LOC106333415 gene encoding NAC domain-containing protein 90-like, which produces MEEDLTTGFRFYPTEDELVVFYLRNQLEGRSGDSMHRVIPVLDVFEVEPSHLPDLAGERCRGDAEQWFFFVPRQEREARGGRPSRTTGSGYWKATGSPGPVFSKDNRMIGVKKTMVFYTGKAPTGGKTKWKMNEYKALDDRDNVSTIPKLRHEFSLCRVYITSGSSRAFDRRPVGVLQTGIMLTNDAAVAETSFIVGTSPEISMSGGEHVDLSVDTDMVDGLTEPIWEWEQLNWP; this is translated from the exons ATGGAGGAGGACCTTACAACTGGGTTTCGCTTCTATCCCACGGAAGACGAACTGGTTGTGTTCTACCTACGAAACCAGCTCGAAGGAAGGAGTGGTGACTCAATGCACCGTGTCATTCCCGTTCTAGATGTCTTTGAGGTCGAACCTAGTCATCTTCCAG ATCTTGCGGGAGAGAGATGTCGAGGAGATGCTGAGCAATGGTTCTTCTTTGTGCCAAGACAAGAGCGCGAAGCAAGAGGAGGCAGGCCGAGCAGAACCACTGGTTCTGGGTATTGGAAAGCAACTGGATCACCTGGTCCAGTCTTTTCCAAGGATAACAGAATGATTGGAGTCAAGAAAACTATGGTTTTCTACACCGGAAAAGCACCAACAGGAGGAAAAACAAAATGGAAGATGAATGAGTACAAAGCCCTTGACGATAGAGACAACGTTTCCACAATCCCTAAG TTGAGACATGAATTCAGTTTATGTCGTGTCTACATAACATCAGGAAGCTCAAGAGCTTTTGATAGACGCCCAGTGGGAGTTCTTCAGACAGGGATAATGCTTACAAATGATGCTGCAGTTGCTGAGACATCATTTATTGTGGGAACGTCACCAGAAATTTCCATGTCAGGAGGAGAACATGTTGATCTCTCTGTGGACACAGACATGGTGGATGGTTTAACTGAACCAATCTGGGAATGGGAGCAGCTGAATTGGCCTTGA